The DNA region TAAAGTATAACACAAAGAATTAATTTAAAATAAAAAAGGCAAACGTCCTTGTCAGGAACTGTTTGCCTTTTGATTTAATGATTTAATTAAGCTAGTCGAACTACGTCACGTGCAATCATTACTTCTTCATTTGTTGGGATAACTAATACTTTAACTGGAGAGTGCGGGTAGTTAATAAAACGTTCATCGCCTCTTACTTTGTTAAGTGCCGGGTCCCAATACACACCCATAAATTCTAGTCCTTTTAGTACATTTTCCCGAATTACATCACTATTTTCACCTATCCCTGCAGTGAAAATAATTGCATCTACACCGTACATACGTGAAGCATATGAACCAATATATTTATGAATTCGGTTAGCAAACACATCTAATGCAAGCTGAGCACGTTCATTTCCCTCTTGTGCTTCAAGTTCAATATCTCTTAAATCACTTGAAAAACCTGAAACGCCCAACATTCCGCTCTCTTTATTTAGGACATCAAGTACTTCTTCCGCTGTTTTATCCGTTTTTTCCATGATATACGGAATAAGAGCAGGGTCAATATTTCCTGAACGTGTTCCCATAGTTACCCCAGCAAGCGGCGTAAAGCCCATAGATGTATCAATTGATTTCCCGCCTTCAATCGCAGCGATACTTGCTCCATTGCCTAAATGGCATGAAATAAGTCGCAGTTGCTCTTCAGGACGGCCTAAGAGCTCAGCAGCACGCTGTGAGACATA from Neobacillus sp. FSL H8-0543 includes:
- a CDS encoding acetate kinase; its protein translation is MSKIIAINAGSSSLKFQLFEMPNEDVITKGIIERIGIDDSIFTISVNGEKNTETINIPDHEVAVKMLLDKLTTLGIIKSLDEIDGIGHRVVHGGEEFNDSIVITEEVLNKIEKLSELAPLHNPANITGIKAFQGVLPNVPAVAVFDTAFHQTMPESSYLYSLPYEYYKEYGIRKYGFHGTSHKYVSQRAAELLGRPEEQLRLISCHLGNGASIAAIEGGKSIDTSMGFTPLAGVTMGTRSGNIDPALIPYIMEKTDKTAEEVLDVLNKESGMLGVSGFSSDLRDIELEAQEGNERAQLALDVFANRIHKYIGSYASRMYGVDAIIFTAGIGENSDVIRENVLKGLEFMGVYWDPALNKVRGDERFINYPHSPVKVLVIPTNEEVMIARDVVRLA